A genome region from Penicillium psychrofluorescens genome assembly, chromosome: 3 includes the following:
- a CDS encoding uncharacterized protein (ID:PFLUO_005281-T1.cds;~source:funannotate), with product MSQSSFKTAEKTFSSYNEEQGKAYAAGRPDYHPTLYQFILDQHTSTNGQLGTLVDVGSGPGNVARTLGSHFAHVLGLDPSEGMVNTARSLGGTSSTSEPIHFEVSTAEELGTNLSSPVQDASVDLITAGNAAHWFDMSHFWPAAARVLKPGGSVILWTSGGSKIHPSIPNASAIQDEMDRIEEEQLKPFFEPGNFLTRNRYVDLPLPWNLETPIPEFDEGASSRNEWDVNQDFYAINPLVGLDVFEKMIATTSPVQRWREAHPETIGTEHDIINIYRQMIERLLHEAGVEKGQEKLKGATRGAVLVVKKKM from the coding sequence ATGTCCCAATCATCGTTCAagacggcggagaagacgTTCAGCTCTTACAATGAAGAGCAAGGAAAAGCTTACGCGGCAGGTCGCCCAGACTATCACCCTACCCTGTACCAGTTTATTCTTGATCAACACACGTCTACTAATGGGCAGCTGGGCACCTTAGTGGATGTTGGGTCGGGTCCTGGCAATGTTGCTCGCACACTTGGCTCCCATTTCGCTCACGTTCTCGGTCTTGACCCGTCTGAAGGCATGGTCAACACAGCCCGCTCTTTGGGAGGTACATCGTCCACGTCCGAGCCGATCCACTTTGAGGTCTCGACCGCTGAAGAGCTCGGAACAAACCTCTCGTCGCCAGTACAGGATGCCAGCGTCGACCTGATCACTGCCGGCAATGCCGCTCACTGGTTTGACATGTCTCATTTCTGGCCGGCCGCTGCCCGCGTGCTCAAACCTGGCGGCAGCGTTATTTTGTGGACCAGCGGCGGGTCAAaaatccatccatcaattCCGAATGCCAGTGCTATCCAAGACGAGATGGATCggattgaggaggagcaaCTAAAACCCTTTTTCGAACCGGGAAATTTCCTCACTCGCAATCGCTATGTTGACCTCCCGCTTCCTTGGAACTTAGAGACTCCGATACCCGAATTCGACGAGGGTGCTTCTTCGCGGAACGAGTGGGACGTCAATCAGGATTTTTATGCTATTAATCCACTGGTGGGCTTGGAcgtcttcgagaagatgattGCGACCACAAGTCCAGTGCAGCGATGGCGCGAGGCCCACCCGGAAACGATTGGCACTGAACATGACATTATCAATATTTATCGCCAAATGATTGAACGACTACTACACGAGGCAGGGGTGGAAAAGGGACAGGAGAAACTGAAAGGAGCCACGCGTGGAGCCGTACTTGTTGTTAAGAAAAAGATGTAA
- a CDS encoding uncharacterized protein (ID:PFLUO_005280-T1.cds;~source:funannotate) translates to MEESVEESLRQIKTGYWPVLPCQEESPYIRTLISKLHLLPHPEGGYYAETDRSLQRVPNPFRESADDKDTTRSASTVIYYLLTPVTPLGVFHRNRGRTVHTWHHGHGRYVIIHADEVEESGAATTKARIETFEVGPDIARGQRMQWIVEGGKYKASFLLDSPEEDGNHASAGSNGLLISEVVIPGFEFADHDFLRREKMERLLTPEQVEQLSWMLRKI, encoded by the exons ATGGAAGAGTCTGTGGAGGAATCTCTTCGTCAAATCAAAACGGGCTATTGGCCTGTTCTACCGTGTCAGGAAGAGAGCCCTTATATTCGGACACTCATCAGCAAACTCCATCTCCTGCCTCATCCCGAAGGCGGCTACTACGCCGAGACAGATCGTTCTCTACAACGAGTTCCCAATCCTTTCCGAGAATCAGCAGATGATAAGGACACCACTCGCTCGGCAAGCACCGTGATTTATTATCTCCTCACGCCCGTGACACCGCTGGGCGTCTTCCACCGGAACCGCGGCCGGACCGTCCATACCTGGCATCACGGACATGGGCGATACGTGATAATCCATGCAGACGAAGTCGAAGAGAGTGGAGCTGCAACAACCAAGGCGCGCATTGAAACCTTTGAGGTTGGGCCTGATATCGCTCGAGGTCAGCGTATGCAGTGGATTGTCGAGGGGGGGAAATATAAGGCGAGCTTCTTGTTAGATTCGCCAGAGGAGGATGGTAACCATGCGAGCGCGGGTTCGAATGGGCTGCTGATTAGTGAG GTGGTAATCCCCGGATTCGAATTCGCGGACCATGACTTTCTGCgcagagagaagatggagcgTCTCCTGACGCCAGAGCAGGTCGAGCAGCTCAGTTGGATGCTCCGGAAGATCTGA
- a CDS encoding uncharacterized protein (ID:PFLUO_005283-T1.cds;~source:funannotate), which translates to MALAYLDASATPYVTLAAGAAAIIFALLKALQYFQEWKYARNNGCKLPLHTVVRGPLGIGMITEMLAAARNNRFLELVRSWHQEFGTTFKAKMIARTIIFTVEPKNVQTVLALKFKDFELGEYRNRALRPLLGAGIFSTDGSKWEHSRGLLRPNFTRNQITDINVYETHVAALLKRIPHDGSTFDLQDLFFRMTLDSATEFLFGESVHSLNDGTSTSSSSFATDFNTAQEGLALRSRLGPLMLFHRDQKFSKAVVDARAYVDRFVQNAINYRKALDSGEKVPEDARKLNEQQYVFLYELSKRTLDKTELTDQLLNILLAGRDTTASLLSITFFTMARRPEIWKKLREEILTLGGRKPSFEDLKSMTYLTWVLNETLRLYPVVPMNVRMANKDTYLPVGGGPDGKSPVYVRKGHEVMYSVYTMHRLPELFGPDADVYRPERWEKLKPGWGYIPFNGGPRICIGQQFALTEAGYTTVRLMQHFETIENRDSKSFEEALTLTMASFNGTKVAMTPVKGS; encoded by the exons ATGGCACTGGCTTATCTTGATGCCTCCGCGACGCCCTATGTTACCCtggctgctggagctgcCGCTATCATCTTCGCTCTCCTGAAGGCTTTGCAATATTTTCAAG AGTGGAAGTACGCTCGCAATAATGGCTGCAAACTGCCATTACACACTGTCGTTCGCGGTCCATTAGGCATCGGTATGATCACAGAGATGCTTGCCGCAGCTCGCAATAATCGCTTTCTCGAGCTTGTTCGTAGCTGGCATCAAGAGTTCGGAACCACATTTAAGGCGAAGATGATCGCGCGAACCATCATCTTCACAGTTGAGCCGAAGAACGTCCAGACAGTTTTAGCGCTCAAATTTAAAGACTTTGAACTGGGCGAATACCGAAACAGGGCACTGCGCCCTCTTCTTGGAGCCGGTATTTTCTCAACGGATGGCAGTAAATGGGAGCATTCTCGAGGCCTCCTCCGTCCAAACTTTACTCGCAACCAGATCACCGACATCAATGTCTACGAGACACACGTCGCTGCTCTCTTGAAACGGATACCTCACGACGGATCCACATTCGATTTGCAGGATCTCTTTTTCCGCATG ACCCTTGATTCGGCCACGGAATTCTTGTTCGGAGAATCGGTCCACTCGCTCAACGATGGGACTTCcacctcgtcttcatctttcGCCACAGACTTCAACACTGCTCAAGAAGGATTAGCCCTCCGCTCTCGACTTGGTCCTCTCATGCTCTTCCACCGAGACCAGAAATTCTCTAAGGCAGTAGTCGACGCACGCGCCTATGTCGATAGGTTTGTGCAGAATGCGATCAACTATCGAAAGGCACTGGATAGTGGTGAAAAGGTTCCAGAGGATGCTCGTAAGCTCAACGAGCAGCAATACGTGTTTTTGTACGAGCTGTCTAAGCGGACTCTCGATAAAACAGAACTCACAGACCAGCTATTGAATATCCTGCTAGCTGGTCGCGACACAACGGCCAGCTTGTTGAGCATTACCTTCTTCACGATGGCTAGACGACCTGAGATCTGGAAAAAGCTTCGAGAAGAAATATTGACCCTGGGTGGCCGGAAACCATCGTTCGAAGATCTGAAATCAATGACCTACCTGACATGGGTTCTAAACGAGA CTCTACGCCTCTACCCTGTTGTCCCTATGAATGtgcgcatggccaacaaAGATACCTACCTCcccgtcggcggtggccctGATGGAAAATCCCCTGTCTACGTCCGCAAAGGCCACGAGGTGATGTACAGTGTATACACGATGCACCGGCTCCCTGAACTCTTCGGTCCCGATGCAGATGTGTATCGACCGGAGAGGTGGGAGAAGCTGAAACCTGGCTGGGGGTACATCCCTTTCAATGGAGGTCCTCGCATCTGCATTGGGCAACAGTTCGCCCTGACCGAGGCTGGATACACTACAGTCAGACTAATGCAACACTTTGAGACAATCGAGAACCGGGACTCGAAGTCATTTGAGGAAGCATTGACTTTGACAATGGCAAGTTTTAACGGCACAAAGGTCGCTATGACACCTGTCAAAGGCTCTTAA
- a CDS encoding uncharacterized protein (ID:PFLUO_005282-T1.cds;~source:funannotate): MQIWSIEPQPCSPADANTCPPSTRAPSPRSKPASPSEMREIRKRKEGSGNVPVVMPERLLAAPTSLRTTSDALRTVEDVEQFTAIHMPFMMGNSFTRDFRRAAYAALRLSAPIMTEGYLAFLGVMTGYQNSLVLRRGEPDLYKASKGLQRLQNVHIRHEYDAACVLFLGQAMYVFNVLTAATSTTAHSIMRSSLITTKQWYPRLIRLPVMDTVIITPILVDTVECLVRREVPIVRLVISDRVVVDRYVGLCSTLLPHLYDLCERSNALKKAGFDKTSSPHPGVQDSFADIEKAIREWKPEIPPRLFTEYGKYELLVMVTQAKVYCLAALLIIHRLRYPFGIEDGPATDLANSIISELLYFAQSAAKDAAALPVVFPLLVAMLEIEGPGEEILEKLSSYTVQSICAAKLQGFVKQVRASRESGFRGKWFDLVDTQLDAAVVP, encoded by the coding sequence ATGCAGATTTGGAGCATCGAGCCACAACCATGCAGCCCAGCCGACGCAAACACCTGCCCTCCCTCGACTCGCGCACCCAGTCCGCGCTCCAAGCCGGCCTCGCCGTCCGAGATGAGAGAAATTCGGAAACGCAAGGAAGGTAGTGGAAATGTTCCGGTAGTGATGCCAGAGCGGTTGCTTGCCGCCCCGACCAGTCTCCGAACTACTTCGGATGCACTGCGCACAGTGGAGGATGTGGAGCAGTTCACCGCAATACATATGCCGTTTATGATGGGAAACAGTTTCACCCGTGACTTCCGAAGAGCCGCCTATGCAGCTCTACGCTTGTCAGCTCCGATCATGACTGAAGGATACTTGGCATTCCTGGGGGTGATGACGGGCTACCAAAATTCGCTTGTCTTACGCCGAGGCGAGCCTGACTTGTATAAAGCGTCAAAGGGCCTGCAACGCTTGCAGAACGTGCACATCAGGCATGAATATGATGCGGCCTGCGTCCTATTCCTTGGCCAAGCCATGTATGTATTCAACGTACTCACGGCAGCCACTTCCACTACAGCCCATTCTATCATGCGGAGCTCGCTCATCACGACCAAGCAATGGTATCCGAGATTGATCCGGCTTCCTGTCATGGACACTGTGATCATCACCCCGATTCTGGTAGATACAGTCGAGTGTTTGGTGCGCCGTGAAGTCCCCATCGTCCGACTCGTGATTTCAGACCGTGTCGTTGTCGATCGCTATGTGGGCCTCTGTTCCACCCTCCTACCTCATCTATATGATCTCTGTGAGCGCAGCAATGCTCTGAAGAAAGCTGGCTTTGACAAAACATCCTCACCTCACCCAGGGGTCCAGGACTCGTTTGCTGATATAGAGAAAGCAATCAGGGAATGGAAGCCAGAAATCCCTCCTCGTTTATTCACCGAATACGGGAAATATGAACTCCTGGTCATGGTGACCCAAGCAAAGGTTTACTGTCTTGCGGCTCTATTGATCATCCACCGCCTGCGATATCCATTTGGAATCGAAGATGGTCCTGCAACGGATCTAGCAAATAGCATCATCTCTGAGCTATTGTATTTTGCGCAATCAGCCGCCAAGGACGCGGCAGCTTTGCCTGTGGTATTCCCTTTGCTAGTGGCGATGTTGGAGATCGAAGGCCCAGGGGAGGAAATCCTGGAAAAATTATCGTCCTATACCGTTCAGAGTATTTGTGCAGCAAAGCTCCAAGGATTTGTCAAGCAGGTCAGAGCATCCAGGGAGTCTGGATTCAGAGGCAAATGGTTCGACTTGGTTGACACACAGCTCGATGCTGCTGTAGTGCCATAG